CTCAATGGTTCCGGCAAACAGTCTTTTCAGTTTCGACTGAATATCCCCTGTGCTTTGGCAGTCTTGCATCAGTAAGTTGACCAGTTCCATTTCCTTGTCTGTAAGAATGTTTTTTGACTGTTTCATTCCATAACCTCCACTTTTGTCTTATGTGGAGATTATTGCCATTTACACGGGTGTTTAGTCAGTCTCTAGCCTATTTGTAAAAAAAAGTTCCCTTTAATATAGTTAAAAAAACATAAACAAAAAGGGGCTTTGCGGAAAAAAGAATATTTTTGTAAATAAAAAGCAAAAAATGCCACATCCCCAATCAAGGTGCCATGGCATTTTTTGTAGACTTATTTTCTTATAGACCCATCTTACTAGATTTATCTTATAGACCTACATTATAGACTTGTCTTATAGTCTTATATAGACTTGAGTTCCTCAAGGCTGTTTCTTTTTTAACAGCCCCTCAATCTTATCCTTATATTTCTCCGCTTGGTCTTCTAATTTATCAGCAATTCCTTCAGCCTTGTCTTCTACTGCATCTTTTAATTCTTCGGCACGTTCCAGCACGCCTTCCAGCTTATCTTCGATGTAATCTTTAATTTCTTCCGCCCGCCCCGCTATAACCTCAGCTTTATCCTCGGCCAAATCTTTAATTCCTTCAACCTTTTCTTTTACCTCAGATTTATCCAAAAACTCTTCTGTCTTTTTCACTGCACCGTCAATGCGCTCTTTCGCGGCATCGACCATTTTGTTTAGGTTATCCTTTAAATGATCCATCTTCATCCCTCTTTCCTGTTTTACATTTTTACTCTTATTACCATTGATATTCCTAGTGCCATAACCTGAATTGTAAAGATTGTAGCCAAAATTTTCGATACGTCTTGAAAAAGGTTCCGGTGCCGTGTCAAAATAGACTTAGTTCAACTGCTCACAACAGCGGCTTGGGCAGCGGTTCATTTTCCCTCATTATAATATTTTTCTCCATAAGTATTCTTCTCCATAAATTGTAATTCTCCTCTGCCAATCTAACCATCAGCGCAAAAAAACTTGCCATATCTTGCACTCGCAACACCCCTTGTTGACGACAGCGAACGAACATGTGACAATAGGCTTAAATGGCTGGAAAAAGAGAGGGATAAACCATTGGGCTATGTATCCACAACCAAAAAACCTACGGCTCCTTCAGGCGGCTGGTCTGATCTTTGGAAGCAAGAAGATTACTGGGCCATGTGGCTGGGTCTGACCATCGTGCTTCTGGCTATCCTGCTTTGGAGTACCGGCAATCATTTTATGAATTGGATTGTCCTGAAAATACCCGACTACAGCGATTATCATACCGGGCTGGATTATCTCTTCACTCATAAAAACTCTCTTTTGGCACTTTATCTGTTTTTACTTGTTTTATGCTCGGCAGCTATCAAAGTCTTAACCGGAGAAGTCAAAGGCTTCTTAGTAGGCTTTACCTTTCTTTTTGGCTTAAGTATTTTGGTTTCCTTTTTAGGTTCCTGGGATATCATGAAGCACTATAATATCGAGACTCCCCTACTGGCCCTTTTAGCGGGTCTGTTAATCAGCAACTTCCTGCGGATTCCCCATTGGCTGAGCACTGCGCTGCAGACTCAGTTTTATGTTAAATTTGGGATTGTGCTCATGGGTGCTTCCCTGCCTTTTACCCTGATTCTTCAAGCCGGCTCAACCGCCTTTGCCCAAGCCACCATTATTGCTGTGGCCACCTTCCTCACCATTTACTGGACGGGCACACGCTTTTTGGGTCTCGATAAACGATTTTCGGCTACCTTGGCTGCCGGAGGCTCCATCTGCGGTGTCTCGGCTTCCATCGCCATCGGCGGTGCGGTGAAAGCGGAAAAGCAGCATGTGTCCATTGCCATCTCGCTGGTTATTCTTTACTCCATTGTCATGATTTTCATCCTGCCTTTAGCTATTAAAGCTTTAGCCATTCTCCCCGGGCCGGCGGGAGCCTGGATTGGTACGGCAGAATTTGCCGATGCTCCGGGAATGGCTGCCGCCGCTGCCATCAACGAACAAGCGATTAAAACCTTTACCCTGATGAAAGTGGTCGGCCGTGACATGTTTATCGGCATCTGGTGTTTTGTCATGGCGCTCACCTCCATCACCCGCTGGGAAAAACGCTATTCGGGAACCACCCCCAATGCTTCGGATATCTGGTTCCGTTTCCCGAAATTTGTGTTGGGGTTTATTATCGCCTCCATTATCATTACGATTTTGGCCGCTTCCACTGATGCCGTGACCACCAAAGCTATCGATGATCATGTCATCAACCCGATTATCGAATTGAGGAATTGGGCCTTCATTCTTACCTTTCTCTCCATTGGGCTGTCCAGCCGTTTAAAAGAGCTGGCTTCAGTGGGCTGGAAACCTTTTGCCGCTTTTTCGGCCGGGGTTCTGGTGAATATCCCCTTAGGTTACCTCTTATCGGTGGTCATTATGGGCAACTATTGGACAACAATCAAGTGAGCAACATGGTTAAAACTGCCACCTTGGCCTGGCAAGGCTTTGTGGCTAGTTTATATAAAGTAAGGAGAGTAAAAGCATGCACCCAGATAATGAAACCTGCGTACAAAGGGCACGATTTTTCTTCTATTTTTATGAGAAAACCTGGGAACCCGGAGAAAAGCCGCCCTTAGCAGACATCTTAAAAGCTAAGAACATCAGCCCCCAGGCTGTCCGCAATTTAAAGGACTTTTTGGCTTGCCGCTTGGAACGGATCGCCGCTATGTTGGAGCTTCTGACCGAAGCCCACGATGATTGGGCGATGACGGGCAAAAAAGAGTATATCCTTTTGGAAACGGAAACTTATGATTTCAATGAGGCTCTCAAGCTCCTCAAGGACCATGGCTTTACGGATAAGGAATTTATCCTTAAAGTTGAATATACCCGTAAATGGGGCGTCCTCTAACATCACTAAACACTAAACCGCTAACCTACTAAACTGCTAAACCACTGACACTACGGTTCAGGCCGGAAGGCTGCCATCTTCGCCAAGGCCCAAGGGCTTTCTCTCGATTAGCGATCCTTGGGTTTTTTATGACCTGGTATCTGACATAATGTCAGGCCAATTTGTCTGATTGTGACAAATTGGCCTGATTTTTTATGGCCTCTTTTGCTTGGCCGATCACCCTGAAACCCTCTATTTATGCTAGCATTCACAAGAGCAAGCTTGTTGGCATAGAAATTGCTTATTATTAAGTTTACGAAATCAAATATTACCTGAGCAAACCACGGCGAAAGGAGATGACAGGCACTTCATTCCTCAGGCTGAATCCAGTCCTTTAACAAACCGGTCTAAAAACTACTTAAAAACTACTTTGGGAGGGTTTTAAGATGGCACAAGTTGAAACAAATAAACCAACCTCTCCTTCCGGCGGTTGGTCCGATCTTTGGAAAAAGGAAGATTATTGGGCAGTTTGGCTTGGTTTAGGGGTAGTCTTAGTGGCTATTATACTCTGGTCTTCAGGCAGCACTGCTATGAAATGGTTGGCCATCAGTGTGCCAAGTTATTCGGAATTCGGCAAAGCTGCAAGTTATGTCAGCACTCATGTCGGCGGTATTATCGGTCTATACCTACTTTTTATCGTCCTTTTCTCCATTGCCGTAAAAATTCTCGGCCATAAATTAAGCCAATTTATTCCTGGATTTACCATCGTCTTTATTATGAGCCTCGCTGTCACCATCCTGGGTTCCTGGGATGTCATGAAAAAATTCAATATGGAAGCTCCCCTGCTGGCTCTGGCCGTTGGCCTGATTATCGGTAACTTCATTAAGCTTCCCAAATTTATGGATGCTTCCCTGAGAACTGAGTTCTTTGTTAAAACCGGTATTGTCCTGATGGGAGCTACCCTTCCTTTCACTTTAATTCTCCAATCCGGCCCCGTGGCTTTTCTGCAGGCCACCATTATTGCCGTCACCACTTATCTGACCATTTATTGGGCTGGAACCCGCCTCTTTGGCTTAGATAACCGTTTTGCGGCTACTTTGGCTGCCGGCGGCTCCATCTGCGGCGTCTCCGCTTCCATTGCCATCGGGGGTTCTGTTAAGGCTGAGAAGCAGCATGTTTCCATCGCCATTTCCTTAGTTGTCGTTTGGGCTATTGTTATGATCTTTGCTTTGCCCATTTTCATTAAGGCCTTAAACATTCCTCCCGGTCCTGCCGGAGCCTGGATTGGCACCTCTGAATTCGCTGACGCGGCAGGCATGGCTGCGGCAGCCTCCATCAACGAACAGGCCATCAAAACCTTTACTCTCATGAAGGTGGTGGGACGGGATATGTTCGTTGGCATCTGGTGCTTCATCATGGCTTTCATCTCCATCACCAAATGGGAAAAACGCCAGGACGGAACCAAGCCTAAGGCCGGTGAAATCTGGACTCGTTTCCCCAAATTTGTTTTAGGATTTTTTGTCGCTTCCATTATTATCACTGCCTTGGTAGCAGGAGTGGATCCTGCTGTTTCCAAAGATATCACAGCCCAGGTTATTGGTCCCCTCAAAGAGTTAAGAAACTGGGCCTTCATCTTTACCTTCCTCTGTATTGGTTTGACCACCCGCTTCAAAGATCTCACTTCCGTTGGCTGGAAACCTTTTGCCGCTTTTACCACCGGGGTTTTAGTCAATGTACCTCTGGGCTATATTCTTTCTGTCGTCGTCATGGGCGGTTACTGGGCAATGGTCCAATAACCTCAAGCGCCGTGAACGGTGCAGTCCATCCGGAAAAAGCCTTCCACAACCTGGAGGGCTTTTTCTAATGAAGGGGCTAACAATAACAGGCCTGAAAAAATTCGACGTGAACATTAAAGGGGTATATTATATACTTAAAGAAGCTTGGGACATGAAAAAGCTTAGAACATGACGTTTTGAACATTCCTAAAGGTCTTATTGCGGCGATGATGAAGCATTGGGATGGAGGCCAAACCCTTGAAAGAAAACTCAATTCCCTGGTGGATGCGCATAAAAGTACATTTCCTCTTGTTTGGAATCGCCATGTCCATTCTCCCGCTGTTTTTTCTGGGCTATTTAGGTTTTACATCGGTACGGCAGAATCTTCAGATGGATATTTACGAACAAAACTTTAACCAGGTCTCCGTACTTGCCCATGAAATCCAGGATGCCATAGCCACTGTCGAAAGCAGCCTAAATTTTACGAAGCCAACCACTGCCCGGGCCTTGACGGGGGACGAGGAAACGCCGCGCCAGTTGATTTTGGAAACCCTGTTGCAGAAGGAACCTGCCCTTAAAGAGCTTAAGGTTTATGATCGCAACTTCAGAAGCATCGCCCATCTCCAGCGTCAGGCAAGTGTTCTGCCGGATTCGGCAGCCACCGGACCTGAACATACCCTCTCTGCAGAGCCTCTTCTCCCTACAAAGCCTCTTCTTTCTGCAGCGCCTCCCCTTTCTGCAGAATCTTCTTCGGCGATCAGCGACCTGTACTTTTCTCCGGAGGGTCAACCTGAAATCCGCCTTACTGTGGCTGTTCAAGACCCTAGGGACGGTAAGCTTCTGGGGTATCTGCAGGGGACTATCGACCTAACCACTATGATCAGCCGCTATTATAATTTTCAGTTAGATGAGGGAAAGTATGTCTTCTTAGTTGACCGGTCCGGAACCTTGATCGGCCAGACAGACCCTGCTCTCCCTGGGCATCAGGAAGTTCTTCGCCAGAATCCTGCCGTCCAGAGTTTCATGGCGGGGGAAGCTTTTTCGACAGGAAGCGACTATAAGAATTATGCCGGTATGCATGTGATTGGCGCCTTTGCCGCTATGGATACCCCGAACTGGGGGGTATTTATCGAGCAGCCTGCCCATGAAGCGAATAAGCCCATCTTTGAGCTGGCTCTTCGTTTGGTTATGATCGCCATTCTAATCATGACCCTGGTGATGATTATCAGCATTTCCTTCGGCTTAAAAGTCGTTCACCCCATTGAAAATCTGGAATCTCAAGTCAGGCAGATTATCCGGACGGGGGATTTGGAATCCCATATCCCCATTGAAAGCTGGGATGAAATCGGCAGGCTGGTCAAATCCTTTAACCAGCTGCTCAATTCCCTGGATCAGAAAAATGAAAACTTAAAGAACGAGCAGCAACTCCTGGCCACCGTGGTGGACGGAGTCGACGCCGGCATGGTGCTGTTAAATTCGGAAACGAAAATACTCTGGTGGAATACTAAGTTCGCTCAGTGGTTTGGTCAGCAGTTGGCCAATCTCCCCTGTGAGCAGGTCATTGCCGGACAGGGGACAGAGGGTGTCCTCCTGGAAAACGGCCGGACCATCACGGTTCTTCTCCAGGGGGAGCGCCGGCATTTCCGCCAGATGTATTATGAATTGTCACCGGATAATCCTGAAAATGCCTCTTATCTCCTGCTTCTTGATGACGTGACTCAGGAAGTGGAGATGGAAGCCCGCATGATTGAGACGGACAAGATGGCGGCCATCGGACTTTTAGCTTCAGGAGTAGCCCATGAGATTAACAATCCTCTGGCTGTGGTTGCCGCCTATAGTGAGGATTTGCTTGATCGTTTAAATGAAGAGAATGCCGCTCCCAGCCAGGAAGAGATTAAGCTGGGCTTTAAAACGGTTTTGGAGCAAATTGTCCGCTGCAAGCAAATCACCGCTCAGCTGCTGGGCTTTGCCCGCAAACGTGATTCCGGCAGCGACCTCATTGATATTGGCATCGCCAGCGCGCAGACTCTGGGGCTTTTGGAGCATAAGGCCAGGCAAAAGCATCTTCACATGCACTTTCAGGGGGAAGACAGTCTCTTCGCCCTGGGCAATGAAAACGAGTGGCAGCAAGTCGTGCTCAATCTGGTTACCAACGCCTTGGATGCTTCCGCCGAAGAAGGCATCATCGAACTGTGGAGCTACCGGGAGGGCCCTAAAATCCAGTTTATCATTCAGGATTATGGGGAGGGTATTCCTCAAGACCATCTCAAGAAAGTTTTCGATCCGTTTTTTACTACCAAATCCTTGGGCCAGGGCACAGGCTTGGGGTTATACGTGAGTTACGGTATTATTGCCAAGATGCATGGCGAAATGATCTTAGAAAGTACGGAAGGACAGGGGACTAAGGTAACCATTTCCCTGCCCTTCCATGAAGCAGGAGAGCAAAGCCCATGAAGCACAGTCAAAAAATTTTAATCCTCGATGATGAAACTACGTTGCGGGGCATTATCGCTCAGCGTTTAAAGCGCAAAGGCTATGACGTCCTGGAGGCCGGCACGGCCAGTGCAGGGTTGTCTTTCCTTAAAGATACTCTCATTGACGCCGTCTTGTTGGATATCAAGCTGCCGGATGGTGACGGGCTGATTCTGCTGCCCCAAATCAAGCAGATGCAAACGGATCTGCAGGTCATTATGCTGACCGGCAACGGGACCATCGAGTCCGCCATTGAGGCTATGAAGCTGGGGGCCTATGATTACCTGACCAAGCCCTGCAATTTAGCAGAGCTGGAAATCACGTTGCAAAAAGCCCTGGAAAAGCGCAAGCTGCTGATGGAAAATACCGGCCTGCGCCAGGTGGTCAACCGGCAAACGTCAGAGTTAAAAATCGTGGCGGAAAGCGAAGCCATGGTTGCACTCCTGGAAATAACCCGTAAAGTTGCTCAGACGGATACCTCTGTCCTGATCCAGGGGGAGAGCGGGGTCGGCAAGGATCTGATCGCCCAGGCTATCCATTTCTGGAGTTCCCGGGTCAATCAACCCTACATCCCTGTCAACGCCGGGGCCATTCCGGAAGCTCTCATCGAAAGCGAGCTTTTCGGACACGAAAAAGGCGCCTTTACCGGCGCCGGAACTCAAAAAATCGGCTTAGTGGAAATGGCCGACAACGGCACCCTCTTTCTCGATGAAATTGGGGAAATGCCTTTAGCGATTCAAGTCAAGCTGCTCCGCTTTTTAGAAAGCGGCGAATTCCGGCGGGTGGGCGACACCCGGCTGCGGCGGGTTGATGTGCGGATTGTGGCGGCGACCAACCGCGACCTGAGACAGGAAATAACTCAGGGCAGGTTCCGGGAGGATCTCTTTTATCGCTTAAACGGCTTAACTCTTCTGGTTCCGCCTCTGCGGGAACGGCGCCGGGATATTATCCCCCTTGTCCATCATTTCCTGAACTCCCGCCGCAAGGATCTGCTCCATAAGCAGTACAGCTTATTGCCGGAGACTCAGGAGCAATTGCTGAATTATAGCTTTCCCGGCAATACCCGTGAACTTTTCCATCTTATTGAACGGGGGCAAATTCTCTCCTCCGACGGTACCATCTCCCCCCATGACATCTGGCCGGAAAGGTCTGCTCAAGCTCTCAACCCCCCCGCCGCTGCCGATTCGGCAGAGGGCTTCTTCCCTATCTTTGCGAATGGCTCCTATCCTTCTTTGGAGGATGTGGAAAAAGCGTTTATCCTGTCTACCCTGAAAAAGACCAGAGGACATAAAACCCAAACAGCCAATTTATTGGGAATCAGTGTGCGCAATCTCTATCGCAAACTCCAGGCTTACCATATGAATGAGTAAAAATAGTTTGTTCTTGACGACATGACACTCCTGTCATATTATAAAAGTGACAGGAGTGTCATCTTTTGTAACTATCCCACATAGGGAATAGTAGGTCAGCGAAAGGAGAGGGTTCTTTGCCTACACAAACCTTTTTTAATCTGCCTGAAGAAAAAAGAAACCGCATCCTGGAGGCCGCTACCCAGGAATTTGCTGCTTATGCCTTTGACCAGGCCAGCATTGCCCGCATCATTGAGCAGGCGGGGATTCCCCGGGGCAGCTTCTATCAGTATTTTGAAAATCTCAAGGACTTATACAAGCATATTTTTAACCTTGCTGTGGAGAAGAAGCTCCTCTATTTTGATGCCAAAGTCCCCGACCTGCATGGGGATGGCTTTGAGTTTTTCTCCACCTTACAGAGGCTTTTCGCAGTAGGCTTGGAGTTTGCTCAGGATCATCCCGAACTTTTGGCCCTTGGTGATCGGTTTATTAAAGAAAGCAACCTCCAGCTGCGCAAAGAAGTGATGGCTGAACAAGCCTCTAAAACCACCGGCTTTTACAGAGCTATGCTGCAGCGGGGTTTCGAACTGGGGCAGCTGGATCCTGCCGTGGATTACACAACTGCACTTTTCTTTATGCGTGGAATGCATACTGCATTGACCGATGCTTATCTGGCTTTGGGCCCAAGCGATCAAAACCAATTCTTCGAAGATGAATCCTATCAGGAGACCATCCATAAGGTTCTTTATCTCCTTGCCCATGGTTTGAAAGCTAAGGAGGCGATACCGTGACGCTTTTGCTTGAAGGAAAAGGTGTCCGCAAGGTGTATCAAACGGGAGAGATTGAATTGGAGGTCCTGAAAGGGCTGGATTTTCAAATCTTCGCCGCTGAATTCATCGTGATCCTCGGCCAAAGCGGCTCCGGGAAAACCACCCTCCTCAATATTATCGGCGGTATGACTCCGCCTACCGCCGGGGAGCTGTATTACCGGGGGCAGCCTTTGCATGAGGCCAGTGACACGGAGCTGACTCTTTACCGGCGTCAGGCCGTGGGGTTTGTCTTCCAGCATTACAATCTGATGCCCAACCTGACCGCCTTTGAAAACATTTGGCTGGCCGCCGAAATCGCTGAAGACCCTCTGTCTGTGGATGAAGTCCTTCGGGACGTGGGGCTGGAGCCCTGGGCGGAGCATTTTCCTTCCCAGCTCTCCGGCGGGCAGCAGCAACGGGTGGCCATTGCCCGGGCTATCGTTAAGAATCCTGCCTTGCTGCTTTGTGATGAACCTACCGGTGCTTTGGATATTCAAACGGGTATTCAGGTGTTGAAAGCTTTACAAAAACTTAACCGGGATTACCAGAAAACGATTATTATCATTACCCATAACGGGGAGATTGCCAAGATGGCTGATCGTGTGTTTTTTATCAAGGATGGGATGCTGGAAAAAATCCAGATCAATGAGCATCCTCTCCAGCCGGAGGAACTTTTATGGTAGTGCTGAGAAAGAAACTGTTCCGGGAAATCCAAGCCAACAAAGGGGTCTATCTGGCCTGCATTGTGGTGATCATCATCGGGCTTCTTTCTTATACCTCCATGTCCATCGTTCTGGAAAATTTAGAACGGGCGCAAAGCAAGTTTTATGCCGATACCCACTTTGCCGATGGTTTCATTAAAGTCACCGGCTATCCTGAAAGTCAGGTGAAAAAGCTGGCTCAGCTGGAGGGGCTGGCTGATGCGGAGGGACGAATCGTCAAGGATGCCCGGCTTTTTGAAGAGCAATCCGACAGCAACCGTTCCCTGCGCCTGGTTTCCATGGGATTTGAAACGCCGCCGGAGCTGAATCAGATTCTGCTCTTCAGCGGCCGTTTTCCAGTGGACAGCTCCTTGGAGATCCTGGTGGATCCCAAATTCTTTGCTGCCAATGAACTGGCACTGGGGGATCAACTCACCCTGATTCTGGAAGGGAAGCGTTCCACCTTCACTGTGGTGGGAACTGCCCAAAGCCCTGAATTCATCTATGCTATGCGCTCCGCTCAGGATCTTTATCCTGATCCCCAGACCTTTGGCATGGCTTATCTTCCCTACACTTCCCTCAAGAGCTTAGTCAAGGAGTCCGGCCAGGTCAATGACATCGTCTTCTCCCTGGAGCCGGACACCAAGTTTGAGGATGTTAAAGCGCTCCTGGAGGAGGAACTTAAGCCCTACGGTCTCCAAAGCATCTTCCCCCGCAAGGATCAAACCAGCCACGCCATCCTCGAAGGGGAGCTGAACAGCCTGCGCAGTATGGCCCAGGCTTTGCCCATGGTCTTTCTGGGGGTTTCCAGCATTATTCTCTATACCATGCTGCGCCGCCTCATTGAACAACAACGGGGGAGCATCGGCACTTTAAAGGCTTTCGGCTTTACCAATCAGGAAATCGTCCTTCATTATTTATCTTATCCCCTCCTGATTGGCGGGATGGGAGGATTGTTGGGAGGGCTGTCCGGGATTGCCCTTTCTTTTCCCTTAACGGCTCTCTATGAAGAATTTTTTGCTCTGCCTGGTTTGGAAAGCACCTTTTCCTGGAAATATCTCTTTTTAGGGATCGCTCTTGCCCTGATTTTCAGTTTGCTTAGTGGCATTAAAGGCAGCCTGGACATCCTCCGCCTGGATCCGGCCGAGGCCATGCGTCCCGCGGCTCCAGGCTCAGCCAGGAAAACACCTCTGGAGAAACTGCCCAGGCTGTGGCGCTCCTTCGCTTCCCAAACCCAGATGGGGATCCGCAATGTTTTTCGTGCCCCTGTGCGCAGCGCTTTTACTGTGGTGGGCATGGCGGTGGTCTTCAGCTTAATGACTGTTTCCTGGTCCATGGAAAATATGATCGATAAACTCACGACCTTTCAATTCCAACAGGTGCAAACCTATGATGTGAAGATTGCTTTAAACAGTCCCGCCTCTGCCCGCTCCCTTCAGTATTCACTGGCCCATGAGCCGGGCGTCACCGAGCTGGAACCCCTTTTAGAAATCCCGGCTACCCTGCAGCATCAATGGCATAAGAAAGAAGTGGCTGTCTTAGGCCTCTCCCCGGATTCCACCCTTTATCATGTGCTTGATCAACAAGGCCATAAAGTCCCCCTGCCCTCTGATGGGATCCTGCTCTCCCAACGCTTGGCTCAGCTCCTGCAGGTGCAGGCGGGGGACTCCATTCAAGTGAAAAGCTCCCTCAGCCGTGAGTTGGTTGCCGAACAAGAGGAAACCCTGATTGTCAGAGGAGTCATCCCCCAATATATAGGGCTTAATGCTTTTATGGACATTGGTGCCCTGCAGAACTTTTTGCAGCAAGGGGAGATCGCCACGTCCATGCTCATCGGGATGAATGAAGAAGATGTCTCCGCCTTGAAAAGCAAGTACCGGGATGCCGGTCAAGTGGGTTCCATCGAATCCGCCAAAGAAAGCTTAGCCAAAATTGAGGAAATGATGGGCTCCTATGGCTTTACTATCTACTTTCTGGCCATCCTGGCCGGCATTGCCGGCTTCGCCCTGATTTATAATTCCAGCATTATCTCTCTTTCGGAAAGGCAGCGGGAGCTGGCCTCCTTGCGGGTTCTCGGTATGACACCCAAGGAAGTTCTCAAAGTGATCACCTCGGAGCAGTGGCTGTTAACCCTCCTCGGCGTTCTCCTGGGGATCCCCCTTTCTTTCGCTCTCTCCCAAGCGATGGGGCAATCCTTGAACTCCGATCTGTACACCCTCCCCACGGAAGTTCCTCTCTCGGCTCTGGGCGGTGCAGTGCTGGGAACGGCATTGTCCGTATGGTTTGCCCAAACACGGGCTTACCGGAAGATTGTCGCCATGCCTTTTGTGGAGATTTTAGCTACGAAAGAGTAACTCCTCCCCGTGGGGCGGCTCAACTCAAACTTAACTCTAATTAAGGAGGTCTTCCTATGTCTGTTGAACCATCTTCA
This genomic stretch from Desulfitobacterium chlororespirans DSM 11544 harbors:
- a CDS encoding TetR/AcrR family transcriptional regulator; this translates as MPTQTFFNLPEEKRNRILEAATQEFAAYAFDQASIARIIEQAGIPRGSFYQYFENLKDLYKHIFNLAVEKKLLYFDAKVPDLHGDGFEFFSTLQRLFAVGLEFAQDHPELLALGDRFIKESNLQLRKEVMAEQASKTTGFYRAMLQRGFELGQLDPAVDYTTALFFMRGMHTALTDAYLALGPSDQNQFFEDESYQETIHKVLYLLAHGLKAKEAIP
- a CDS encoding sigma-54-dependent transcriptional regulator, translating into MKHSQKILILDDETTLRGIIAQRLKRKGYDVLEAGTASAGLSFLKDTLIDAVLLDIKLPDGDGLILLPQIKQMQTDLQVIMLTGNGTIESAIEAMKLGAYDYLTKPCNLAELEITLQKALEKRKLLMENTGLRQVVNRQTSELKIVAESEAMVALLEITRKVAQTDTSVLIQGESGVGKDLIAQAIHFWSSRVNQPYIPVNAGAIPEALIESELFGHEKGAFTGAGTQKIGLVEMADNGTLFLDEIGEMPLAIQVKLLRFLESGEFRRVGDTRLRRVDVRIVAATNRDLRQEITQGRFREDLFYRLNGLTLLVPPLRERRRDIIPLVHHFLNSRRKDLLHKQYSLLPETQEQLLNYSFPGNTRELFHLIERGQILSSDGTISPHDIWPERSAQALNPPAAADSAEGFFPIFANGSYPSLEDVEKAFILSTLKKTRGHKTQTANLLGISVRNLYRKLQAYHMNE
- a CDS encoding YeiH family protein, producing MGYVSTTKKPTAPSGGWSDLWKQEDYWAMWLGLTIVLLAILLWSTGNHFMNWIVLKIPDYSDYHTGLDYLFTHKNSLLALYLFLLVLCSAAIKVLTGEVKGFLVGFTFLFGLSILVSFLGSWDIMKHYNIETPLLALLAGLLISNFLRIPHWLSTALQTQFYVKFGIVLMGASLPFTLILQAGSTAFAQATIIAVATFLTIYWTGTRFLGLDKRFSATLAAGGSICGVSASIAIGGAVKAEKQHVSIAISLVILYSIVMIFILPLAIKALAILPGPAGAWIGTAEFADAPGMAAAAAINEQAIKTFTLMKVVGRDMFIGIWCFVMALTSITRWEKRYSGTTPNASDIWFRFPKFVLGFIIASIIITILAASTDAVTTKAIDDHVINPIIELRNWAFILTFLSIGLSSRLKELASVGWKPFAAFSAGVLVNIPLGYLLSVVIMGNYWTTIK
- a CDS encoding PAS domain-containing sensor histidine kinase; translated protein: MEAKPLKENSIPWWMRIKVHFLLFGIAMSILPLFFLGYLGFTSVRQNLQMDIYEQNFNQVSVLAHEIQDAIATVESSLNFTKPTTARALTGDEETPRQLILETLLQKEPALKELKVYDRNFRSIAHLQRQASVLPDSAATGPEHTLSAEPLLPTKPLLSAAPPLSAESSSAISDLYFSPEGQPEIRLTVAVQDPRDGKLLGYLQGTIDLTTMISRYYNFQLDEGKYVFLVDRSGTLIGQTDPALPGHQEVLRQNPAVQSFMAGEAFSTGSDYKNYAGMHVIGAFAAMDTPNWGVFIEQPAHEANKPIFELALRLVMIAILIMTLVMIISISFGLKVVHPIENLESQVRQIIRTGDLESHIPIESWDEIGRLVKSFNQLLNSLDQKNENLKNEQQLLATVVDGVDAGMVLLNSETKILWWNTKFAQWFGQQLANLPCEQVIAGQGTEGVLLENGRTITVLLQGERRHFRQMYYELSPDNPENASYLLLLDDVTQEVEMEARMIETDKMAAIGLLASGVAHEINNPLAVVAAYSEDLLDRLNEENAAPSQEEIKLGFKTVLEQIVRCKQITAQLLGFARKRDSGSDLIDIGIASAQTLGLLEHKARQKHLHMHFQGEDSLFALGNENEWQQVVLNLVTNALDASAEEGIIELWSYREGPKIQFIIQDYGEGIPQDHLKKVFDPFFTTKSLGQGTGLGLYVSYGIIAKMHGEMILESTEGQGTKVTISLPFHEAGEQSP
- a CDS encoding ABC transporter ATP-binding protein, with translation MTLLLEGKGVRKVYQTGEIELEVLKGLDFQIFAAEFIVILGQSGSGKTTLLNIIGGMTPPTAGELYYRGQPLHEASDTELTLYRRQAVGFVFQHYNLMPNLTAFENIWLAAEIAEDPLSVDEVLRDVGLEPWAEHFPSQLSGGQQQRVAIARAIVKNPALLLCDEPTGALDIQTGIQVLKALQKLNRDYQKTIIIITHNGEIAKMADRVFFIKDGMLEKIQINEHPLQPEELLW
- a CDS encoding mannosyltransferase translates to MKMDHLKDNLNKMVDAAKERIDGAVKKTEEFLDKSEVKEKVEGIKDLAEDKAEVIAGRAEEIKDYIEDKLEGVLERAEELKDAVEDKAEGIADKLEDQAEKYKDKIEGLLKKKQP
- a CDS encoding YeiH family protein, encoding MAQVETNKPTSPSGGWSDLWKKEDYWAVWLGLGVVLVAIILWSSGSTAMKWLAISVPSYSEFGKAASYVSTHVGGIIGLYLLFIVLFSIAVKILGHKLSQFIPGFTIVFIMSLAVTILGSWDVMKKFNMEAPLLALAVGLIIGNFIKLPKFMDASLRTEFFVKTGIVLMGATLPFTLILQSGPVAFLQATIIAVTTYLTIYWAGTRLFGLDNRFAATLAAGGSICGVSASIAIGGSVKAEKQHVSIAISLVVVWAIVMIFALPIFIKALNIPPGPAGAWIGTSEFADAAGMAAAASINEQAIKTFTLMKVVGRDMFVGIWCFIMAFISITKWEKRQDGTKPKAGEIWTRFPKFVLGFFVASIIITALVAGVDPAVSKDITAQVIGPLKELRNWAFIFTFLCIGLTTRFKDLTSVGWKPFAAFTTGVLVNVPLGYILSVVVMGGYWAMVQ